Proteins from a genomic interval of Hornefia porci:
- a CDS encoding AEC family transporter yields the protein MLNNLIFCLNAVVPIFLLMLLGMFFMRVGIFDDAFVAKMNSFVFRVALPALVFYDLCSEDFGRVWDLRFVLFCFLATLVSILLCVAISCLLKDRRVQGEFIQVSYRSSAAILGVSLVTNLYGTSGMTPLMMLGAVPLYNAAAVVVLTIFTPERDKMKRTGMNRAQVRKTAFGIITNPILIGIFAGLFWSVLRLPMGSILDHTVQNLARLATPLGIMAMGASFNLKKALSGIRTAGLGAFIKLIGLGLIFVPLAVTLGFRQDRLVAILIMCCSCSTVSCYVMAREMGHEGTLTSSTVMLTTFFSAFTLTGWLFVLKTLGLL from the coding sequence ATGCTGAACAACCTTATCTTTTGTCTGAATGCTGTCGTCCCTATATTTCTGCTCATGCTCCTGGGGATGTTTTTTATGCGTGTCGGAATCTTTGATGACGCTTTTGTGGCGAAAATGAATTCTTTTGTGTTCCGGGTGGCTCTGCCGGCGCTGGTGTTCTACGATCTGTGCAGCGAAGACTTCGGGCGCGTCTGGGATCTGCGGTTCGTGCTTTTCTGCTTTCTGGCGACTCTTGTCTCCATCCTGCTGTGCGTCGCCATCTCCTGTCTGCTGAAGGACCGGCGCGTTCAGGGCGAATTCATTCAGGTCAGCTACCGCAGCAGCGCCGCCATCCTGGGGGTTTCCCTTGTCACCAACCTTTACGGCACTTCCGGCATGACCCCGCTGATGATGCTGGGCGCGGTTCCGCTTTATAATGCGGCGGCAGTGGTCGTTCTCACGATTTTCACGCCGGAGAGGGACAAAATGAAACGGACGGGGATGAATCGGGCGCAGGTGAGAAAGACGGCGTTCGGAATCATCACCAATCCTATTCTGATCGGAATATTCGCCGGTCTTTTCTGGTCCGTGCTGCGTCTGCCCATGGGGAGCATCCTGGATCATACCGTACAAAATCTGGCCCGGCTGGCTACGCCTCTCGGCATCATGGCCATGGGCGCGTCCTTTAATCTGAAGAAAGCACTCTCCGGCATCCGAACCGCCGGACTCGGTGCGTTCATCAAGCTCATCGGACTGGGCCTGATTTTTGTTCCCCTCGCCGTCACACTGGGATTCCGGCAGGACAGGCTCGTCGCGATTCTGATTATGTGCTGTTCCTGCAGTACCGTCAGCTGCTACGTCATGGCGCGCGAAATGGGGCACGAGGGTACACTGACCTCCAGCACAGTGATGCTGACAACATTTTTTTCCGCGTTCACACTGACAGGCTGGCTTTTCGTGTTGAAAACCCTCGGACTGCTATGA